In the genome of Xiphias gladius isolate SHS-SW01 ecotype Sanya breed wild chromosome 18, ASM1685928v1, whole genome shotgun sequence, the window AGCCCAAAATAGGACACCTCCTcatcactctcactctcacctTGTTCCTTGTTTCTAACTTGAGGGTTTTCAGCACCCTGTGGGGCCAGAGGTTGTCCCTCAGCAAAGATCCTGTCCTCTTTATTACCATAGCAGAAGTCGTCGCCGCAGCAAACTGACATCAACAAATCCCCTGGTTTCTCTCCTGTGCCCGTATccttttcttcatcctcttcatcctctaCAGAGACAGAACCTTCCTCTTCAGAATCTCCATCTGAGCTTGTGTAATCCTCCTCTGGTGTTCTGTCCGTGCTCATGAGACTGACCCCGACACCTTGAAAATCCTcctcatcattattatcatcagacTGCTCTTTACCAACATTTTCAGCCATGTATATATCTTTAGTTTCCAAGCTAGATAAAACTGTAGTTGCACCAGTTGCTTCCTGGTGCAGAGCCCTGTCTTCCTTTGTTGGTAAGTTTTCATGAGATATGCCACTATTGTCTTCCTCAAACTTtccatcaaaatttaaattctcaAAGTCCAAATCTCCATCAGGGAATGATGGAACAGACGTATCTGTAACAACATCGTTATTTGAGAATGACCCTTTtgtaaatagtaaaaaacaaaaacacaaacaaaaaacctaaaCCTTAATACTAGAAATTGTTTCTTACCTGAAAATGCACCACCAAGTAGATCAGAAAGACTTTGTTCCAtctttgcaaaaagaaaaatcaatagGTTATGCTAGGAGTTATATCAAGACAATAAATTAATGGATCTCCACAGATAATCTCTCTCAGAAAGGAAGCAATAGCGAAGTGACTCTCATCTGTTGATGCTGCAAGTGGTTTCCTGTCAAACAGACGGTGCATAACATTCACATCAAAACGCGTCAAATACATGACAATAAATGTCAACATTATGTAAGCCTGGCATCAAATATGAAGATACAAAATGATGCTTAGAAATGTTCTCTCTGAAAGAGTGAAATCAGAAAAAGTAATGTTTTGGGCTGCTGTTGGAACGTACCTTCATGAGTTCATGAAATGATGTCTGCTTTGATCTGGTGTTGGTTTCAGGTGCACAACATAACCTCCAGCAGCCAAACAAGTCGTTCCTTCACGCTGAAACAGCTCATGTTTATTGATGTCTTATGATAGTGAGATGAGTGCAGTGTCGCGTTAAAGATGGATTAGAGACATTATAAAAGAATAGTACTTATCAGTGGTTATTCTGTTGGgtactttgatttattttgatagcTAAAATCAAGTCAAACTACAGTTATAATCAAGAAGTCCTGGTTTGTTGCTGGTTGTCTTAAGGGGTTTACAGCTCATGGCGGAAGAGGTAGCGGTGGTTGGGCTTCAGGTCGACTTCTACTGGAAAATGATCACTCACCTCAAGAGCCTAAAGAGCCACCAAGAGATTGGGATTAATGTTCATGTTACGTATAAAACTGAAGTTTACGAGGCAACAAGTTTACCTCCTCCTCAGTGAGATGGAAATTCTCTTTGAAGTTGAATGGTTGAGCTGACCCTGGCACTATACTGGAAATAATTTCACGTCCATGGACGATGATcctgtttgaaaatgtgaaaggaaTATTGTAATAAATAACTTTGTCGAACATGACTGGTTCTATGCTTGTGTTCTAGGCTTGTGTAATTCAGTCTTCAGCGGGTCATTGACCTGTCATAGGGACAGTGCGTCTTCTTCCGCACTGTAGTGTCTTGCTCATCGCCAATTAGCCAACGAAATTTGGGGTCACTCCTCAAGCGCACGGCTCTCCAGCCCTTGATGGTGACGTAGCTGCAGCCGGCATTGAGGTCCCCCAGGATCATCACATTCTGGTGGGAATGAAAGGAAGCAGGAAGGGAAGTTCAGCAGATAAAAACTACTCATAAATTTCATCTCATCCTGTGTAGAAGAGAGAAACTAACCAAAGgctacactgaaaaaaaaaacataatgatgacgacgatgatgatgatgatgatacatGATACATGATACATTGACCTACATCAGTCTTCCACTTTTTGTAAATTCCCTTGAAGACCGTATACAGTTCATCAATCTCCTTCATGGCAGTTTTTGGACAGGTATGATGGCCAATCAGGACAAAATCCTTCACCACTGgagcaaaaacaagacaaaacaaaataaaaaaatcctggtTCTGATCATATTCATGATATGAAATTTACATTGAAAACGGGGGAAAACCTGATCATTCATGTCCctatgtaaatactgtatttctaaaattatccaggtttctgactGTCTGCACAAGCGCAGGTTTTTTCTTCCAGCAAATCTGCAGATTCTGTATTAACTGATGTTCCCAGTTTGGTTCCTGGCAGGCTGAACTCTGCTTGGTTTAGCTTTTTCATCTGctcatcagtggtggaagatgaGAATGACAACTAAATTGATGAGATAATTAATACTCCAACCCCcgtaaaatgaacatttttacatctttacatCATTTATCATTATATTGGTTTTTTTACTGACTAACTGCTACATAGACTGAGATAGGATTCACTTGTACACATGGCAGAGAATGATTAGAAACCTGGATAAATTGCTCTAATCCAGCTACATTATCCAGGTTTTTCAAAACCAGGGGAAGAGTTTATGCAGGTTTCTGATGATGTTTACATGTGCGAAACATCAGGGATACTCCAAAAATACTGTGTTATTAGAGTGTAATAGAGCGCAATGTCTTTTCCTGTATAATTCCCAACATGTCTTTCATTTAATCTTACATGTCGTGGGCGAGTGAAAGTGAACGATGAAAGGCTCTCTGGAGAAAACATCAGTCTCATTGCTCCCTTCTTCTTGTTTCGGATACTGATAATGCTCTTTGACCTTCAACACATTGTTCCTGGAgttgaaaagagaggaaaaagaggaaccTAAGGCATAATGTTCAACTGACCATTAACAGTAAAGGGGTCATGTTTGATAAACAGCTTGGGTTACCTGTAAATGTAGACATACTGTTCCTTGTAGGTCTTCCTCCCCAGCCTTTCACTTTCAATATAGGAGTATGGGTTGGATTTGTCAAACCTGCAGACAACATGGATGACCTAACATTAAAGTTGATGTTGTTGAGTGACGTGAATGCATGTGACAGATGATCCAGCggatattttaaattttcatcttGTTTGTACCTGTTAAGGTCCTTAACCAAAGCTTGTATCGCTTCTCCTTTAGAGTCTCGGACCTCCTGAATGAGACACAAGTCACACCGAGAAAGGatcttggggaaaaaaaaaaaaaggtccatcaGCTGTATAGTTTTGTTTGGATGTTGCTCTAGTTgttgtacacatacagtagagtACCTTCAGTAGAATCCCCATAACATTCTTGTTGTTTGCCTTTGCTTCGCCAAAGCTCTGAATGTTGAAAGCGCAGATTTTCAATGAAGATGTGACGTTCAACGCACACAACCCCGCAACCAACAGCAGAACTGCAGTCCTCATCTTGCAGAGGATTATCACTCTGTACGTAAAAGAAAGTTTGGCAAGATCCCCTTTGTCATATTGCAAAATATGTTACAAAAAATTGCAGCCAACACAGTACCTACAGCACAGCCTCTAACCTTCAGTGCCAGCTTCCCCAGGAGACTGACCTCAGTCCAGCAAAGATCCATCTCTTCAATGACCAGTAGTGTATTTGGGGAACATACAGGTAAACGTGCGTGAAAAGAAAGGAGCTGCAGATCTGTGTGGTGGATGTGCTGTGTCAGTGCCTGTTGAGAATGGTACTTTATCTGGAACAGTTAAAACCACTGAATACAAAGAACAATAGCTCCATCCCACTCAGCTCtgagtgtgttttgtctctAAGTTTGAGTGTATTCAGACAATAGACGTTGCCATGTGTCATGCTTGTCCGTTTCATGAACGTTTGTATAGAATTTACCACATATCACTCAGTCACTTTGGCACAGACATGCGCAGCTGGTAGTTACCACACAGTGCCATCACATCACTGAGACAGCAGAGGTGCAGTTGGTTGCAGTTCTCCCTCGCAATGAAATGCATGTGATATTTGgagtttaaatcatttttattcaaacctcaggctgtttttttttttgtttttttttctatgttagTTTTGCAGATAGAAAGGAACTTTTCCTGTAATGAACTTCATGGTCTAGTACGGgattagatgaaaaaaaaattacagatacTAAAACGAGCCACCCAAGTAACAGATAGattacaaatatacatttaaaactaCACAATACTCCTTCTATAGTAGCTCTGCTCATGAAATGTACTGCCAGTGCAATCTGTGTGGTGAAATGCaacagtacatttactttacGTGCAGTTTTGATGCACTTAATTTGAGTATTTGCCTTTTCTGCTTCCTTCTACTTCCACTCCAGCACATTGAGGAAGcaagtattttactttttatttcactacatttaaatgaaaacttaaGTTACTTTGCgaattaagattttacttattaaaaaaaaaatgtgtgagttaaaatatgatgcattgttatagattgaAACTACACAACAGTATACAAAATTGTTCAAATTTGTTCTGGCTCAACCAGAAAAGTAAGATTTTAAAGGTAGAATCTTTatttgtaattgagtattttcacAGTGGAGTACCgctgcttttacttaaataaatgatcaaaatacgTCTTCCAACACTGCATTTGTGACATTATAAATctcacaattttttatttatttatataaaatagcTGAAAACAGGTCAGGCACAACCCTCTCAGAGAGAAACTACAATCTGTGCCTCAGGCAGTTGGTTTGTCTCAAATAcatttcattgttattattatttacaatacatttatgTGAAAACTACACCACTTGGGGAGCTTTTAAGGCAGTGTAGGAGTCATAAAAATTCTAGCGTGTATGTATGGATGAGTCCAGTGGTAAACAGCCATACTGTCGACTTTAGCCACTAAGTACCACTGGTGGAGGAAATACTCAATCTTTTACTAAGTAAAAGTGCACAtacaaacaatgtaaaaacacatgcatacaattctgcattcaaaatcctaggtaaaagtaaagaagtattatcaacaaaatgtacctgatggtaaaaaaaaaaaaagtaaagatacTTGATCTGTGGAAAAATGGCCCCTAAATATCTTAAACTGATGCGCTAATGCATAGGTAGCATTTTAATATTCTAGCTGGTTGGGGTGTAGCTAGTGTTAACTACTTTGTATATTGTTAGGCAGTTACCTCACTGTATGCAGTATCTAACTGGATTAAAAAGtccaacatttccctctgaaatgtagtagattagaagtataaagtaagtaaagtacaagtgcctAAAAAGTACACTCAGCACATTTACTTCAAGTAAGTAAATGCGCTGAGTtaatttccaccactgctaAGTAGGATGAGATCTTAGCGAAGCAACAATGAATGCTGGCCAGTGGCTGATGAAGATGCTTCCTCACTAATCAGTGATACCACTGTGAAGGTGAGACAGCAAATCATGTTTTTGGAGTGCAACAAGTTGCATCTAAGAGACTCTTCACCATCTTAAGTGTGGTCCCTCTTGACACCGTCTTCACAACCATGACCTCGGGTATCTTGATTTAAACATAACCCAAAGCACCGTGACCTCTACACTCCAACCAGTGACACAATCTATATGAATGATATcgttttttacttttatttgtacCTATAGTCTCACTAAGGTTTcaattatttaaagaaaacatgacaaacagTTACACTTGTAAGAGTgtacttttatttcttctaaTATAAAACACTAAACAGCTCTCTTATTGTGTACttactctctctttttaaagCCATTTTGAGCAACATTGAATCTAAAACAACTCCCCAATACCCCATAGTACTGATGCAAATGTTTCCCACAAGAGCTGACAGGATTACTTGgatgttttctctttatttttatgtttatatggctttttaatatttcatggtGTTATTGTTGACCAAATAAGTTGTTTACCTTACAAAGGATACGTCCTATTTTTCTACCCGTAACTATTCTGTTGATATTATGGACTCAAAGtttcttaaaatgtcattaacaTCAGCCATTTTGTGAGctgatggtgttttttttgcttgttttcccTGTTGCAAacatcacaaacaaacactgctgcATTTTTCACACTGCATGTGTATTTGAACTTTctgcacacatgtacagtatatcctcCATTAGTCAACACAATGCTATCTTACATCACACACTTTAAGTCCCAAGTCTAAAATCATATTGAAATACAAACATATCAGTGAACTA includes:
- the dnase1l1l gene encoding deoxyribonuclease I-like 1-like encodes the protein MRTAVLLLVAGLCALNVTSSLKICAFNIQSFGEAKANNKNVMGILLKILSRCDLCLIQEVRDSKGEAIQALVKDLNRFDKSNPYSYIESERLGRKTYKEQYVYIYRNNVLKVKEHYQYPKQEEGSNETDVFSREPFIVHFHSPTTLVKDFVLIGHHTCPKTAMKEIDELYTVFKGIYKKWKTDNVMILGDLNAGCSYVTIKGWRAVRLRSDPKFRWLIGDEQDTTVRKKTHCPYDRIIVHGREIISSIVPGSAQPFNFKENFHLTEEEALEVSDHFPVEVDLKPNHRYLFRHEL